From one Suricata suricatta isolate VVHF042 chromosome 8, meerkat_22Aug2017_6uvM2_HiC, whole genome shotgun sequence genomic stretch:
- the ANGPTL7 gene encoding angiopoietin-related protein 7, translating into MLKKTLSALTWLCILITAFVSHPAWPQKPPKSKTPAQLKAAACCAEAEELRAQIANLSSLLSDLSAKQERDWVSVVMQVMELEGSTKRMESRLTDAESKYSELNNQIDIMQLQAAQTVTQTSADAIYDCSSLYQKNYRISGVYKLPPDDFLGSPELEVFCDMETTGGGWTIIQRRKSGLVSFFRDWKQYKQGFGSTRGDFWLGNEHIHRLSRRPTRLRVEMEDWEGTVRHAEYSRFALGNELNSYRLFLGNYSGNAGNDALLYHNNTAFSTKDKDNDNCLDKCAQLRKGGYWYNCCTDSNLNGVYYRLGEHTKHLDGITWYGWHGSSYSLRRVEMKIRPEDFQP; encoded by the exons ATGCTGAAAAAGACTCTCTCAGCTCTGACCTGGCTCTGCATTCTGATCACGGCCTTTGTCAGCCACCCAGCATGGCCGCAGAAGCCCCCGAAGAGCAAGACCCCAGCACAGCTCAAGGCAGCGGCCTGCTGTGCGGAGGCGGAGGAGCTCAGGGCCCAGATCGCCAATCTGAGCAGTCTGCTGAGCGACCTGAGCGCGAAGCAGGAGAGGGACTGGGTCAGCGTGGTCATGCAGGTGATGGAGCTGGAGGGCAGCACCAAGCGCATGGAGTCACGGCTCACAGACGCGGAGAGCAAGTACTCGGAATTGAACAACCAGATTGACATCATGCAGCTCCAGGCAGCGCAGACTGTCACCCAGACCTCAGCAG ACGCCATCTACGACTGCTCGTCCCTCTACCAGAAGAACTACCGCATCTCTGGAGTGTACAAGCTGCCCCCCGATGACTTCCTGGGCAGTCCTGAGCTGGAG GTGTTCTGTGACATGGAGACCACAGGCGGCGGCTGGACCATCATCCAGAGACGCAAGAGCGGCCTCGTCTCCTTCTTCCGGGACTGGAAGCAGTACAAGCAGGGCTTCGGCAGCACCCGCGGGGACTTCTGGCTGGGGAACGAGCACATCCACCGGCTCTCCAGACGGCCGACCCGGCTGCGCGTGGAGATGGAG GACTGGGAAGGCACCGTGCGCCACGCAGAGTACAGCCGCTTCGCTCTGGGCAACGAACTCAACAGCTACCGTCTCTTTCTGGGGAACTACAGCGGCAACGCGGGGAACGACGCCCTCCTCTACCACAACAACACGGCCTTCAGCACCAAGGACAAGGACAATGACAACTGCCTGGACAAGTGCGCGCAGCTGCGCAAAG GTGGCTACTGGTACAACTGCTGCACAGACTCCAACCTCAACGGGGTCTACTACCGCCTCGGGGAGCACACCAAGCACCTGGACGGCATCACGTGGTACGGCTGGCACGGCTCGAGCTACTCCCTCCGGCGCGTGGAGATGAAGATCCGCCCGGAAGACTTCCAGCCCTGA